TGTATACAGATCATAAATAATGCTGACTCTTTCTATAAGGTCCGAACAGCGCGTACTCTCAACTCTTCTTCATATGAGAATTTAAACTCTCTGCCATCTTGTTCATCATCGTAAAAATGCTGGGCCCAGGCTCCATTGTCTTTACCATTTATATATTCTGATGAACTCCAATAGGAATCCGCTACAAAACCACCTTTGCCCATTTTCTTCAACTGATGATACATTTCCGTTAACTCGAATCGCGTCGGAAGACGCCAGCCATTACCAAGTTCACGACAGGCATCAACGGCGTCATGCCATTTAAGCTTTTCAGGAAAATCTTTCATCGCCACCTGAATTGTTTCATTTGTTATAGGATGTGTAAATGTTTCCATTTCTTGTTTTTTTAATTCATAACTTCGTTTATCTCTATTATAAACATCAAAATATTCGTTACGCAAAATGTTTTAATGCTTCATATACCAGAAAAGCCGGCCAGGCAATTGCTTTTAAAAAACATAGTACACCCATCTAAAAATCCGTAGCTTGCGAAATAAAATAAATGGCGGCTCCAATAAGTCCAAAAGCATATACCATTCCCGAAGGTGCATTATTATTAATTTTTTGTTCCATAACTTTTTCTACTTAATTTATTTTAAAAATATTTAATACTATTTCCTGATATATATAAATACCGATATTTAGTATAAAAGATAGATTAAAATTACTGTCAATAAGTAAAATTATTCATAGTTATTTAACTTCTAACTCATCTTTATAATCATTAAGAATTTCTTTAGCTCTTTTGGCATCTTCAACCGTTCCATGAACAATTACCTGAAACCCTTGCTCCTCGACTTTTTCATGGTATTTTAATTTAGCGTGACTTTTAATCGCAAGAATTGCAATGAGTGAAATGATACCCCCAATAAGAGCACCTAGTGAAAAACCGGCTAATGCACCTATTAAAGGACCTGTTCCGAAAAGAAAATCAAATCCTGGAATTTCAAATACTTTAACACCGGTAAGTATTCCCAATATTGGTCCAATTATAGCACAAATACTTATCAATATATTTGAAATCCATCGATTGTTATACCTAACGTGCATGAGATCATCAACAATTATAGCCTTTCCTATAAGTGAAACCTGCTGAATTGGATACCCGGCACGTTTTAGCTCCTCAACAGCTTTAATTGCTTTTTCGTGAGTAGCATACTCTCCAATAATAGTATTCATAGTATAAATCTTTTATATTCAGGGTTACTCCTTCAATTAATTTTTTTATCATTTTCTATAGTTTAACCTGCTTTTCGTAGCATTCAATATATTTTTCATTATCTTTTTTATTTTTTTGATAACATTATAAAAATATTAATGATTTGATGTTTTATAATTAAGAATAGATTAATTAAGTATTACAATTACATTAATATATAAAAGAATAAAAATTACTAAAAATCGGTTTCGATAAAGAAATTATACCGAAATGATTTATGTAATGTCGTTTGATGATAAAAAATAAATCAGGTGAATATAAAAAAAGCCACATAACTGTGGCTTTAATGGCTGCGAGCCTCATAGGACTAAGTTCGGGTCAAATTTTAAAAGATTTGCAGTTAATCTACAGATTTGCAGATATATTTAAGAAACAGTAAAATCAATATTTCTTTTCTATCATCTCTATAATTTCGTGAGTGTAATCAGCCATAAATAAAGGAATATTAACTAAGCTATCATCATATTTAAAATTACGTAAAGAATACCGAATACTTAACTTTGGTGAAAATTCTTTCCGAAAAAATGCAAGACTTTTGCTTCTTATATTTTCATCAGATTTTACTTCAATCGGTATAATCTCATTTTTATTTTGAACTAAAAAATCTACTTCTGCCATATTACCGGAACTCCAATATCGGGGAATTTCTTCAAATTGTTGAACTAAACTTTCCAGTATATAGTTTTCAGTTAAGGCACCTTTAAACTCAGTAAATAATCTATTACCCTCTACTATCGCAATAGGATCTAATCGAGATAATCTTCTTAATATGCCAATATCAAGAGTGTAAACTTTAAAACAAGATAAATCATCATATGCTGATAAAGGTAAAGATGGTTTCTTAGAAAGAAATACCCTGTATGCCAATCCTGCATTTATAAGCCATAATAATGCATCTTCGTAGTCTCTGGACCTTGCTCCATTTTTAACTGTTTGATATAAAAATTTTTTATTTTCTTTTGCAAGTTGAGATGGAAGTGATGTCCAGATATAATTTATTTTGGGAACATCTTTGTTCGTTACGTGCTTAGAGAAATCAAGAGCATAAGCATTTAAAATATTTTGTAATACAATTTGGGTAAACGGGACATCGCCTTTTTCAACAAGTGCAACAATAGCTTCAGGCATACCTCCCGAAATAAAATATGCTTTAAATTTTTCAACGAGTTGACTAAAAAATACATCAGGAATCGGTTCTATTGAGTCAATATTTTCAAGAAACGACAGCAATTTAGCATCCGAGACAGACAAGAACTCTTTAAAACTAACAGGATGAACTTTCATGAAATCAACTTTCCCAACCGGGAATGATGCTCCTCTGCTCATTGCTACCCCAAGGAGTGAACCAGCACAAGCAATACAATATTCAGGGGAATCTTCACAAAAATATTTTAAAGTATTTAGTGCTTCATTACATTCCTGAATTTCATCAAATATCACTAATGTCTTTTCAGGTAATATTGTTTTTCCATTTACTAATGAAAGATTTTGGATAATACGTTTAGTATCTTTTGTTGTTAAGAAGAATTGCTTTAATTCAGGCTGACTATCAAAATTAAAATATGCCATACCTTCAAATTCTTCCATACCAAAATTCTTTAAAAGCCAGGTTTTCCCTACCTGTCTGGCTCCTTGCAATACCAGTGGTTTACGAGTAGAAGTATTTTTCCATGATTTTAATTTTTCACTTATCGTTCTTTGTATTTTCATATTAACACATATTAAATGTATTTTATGTGATTATTATCACGTATAAGGTATTTTATTTAGGCAAAAGTAATAAACGAATTAGAAATACACAAAAATATTAAGCAATTTTATGTAAAAAAACTTCTATACAATGTATTGAGAAATTTATACATATTTTAAAACAACCCTAATTAAAAAACGATTGCGTAATTAGCAATAAAATCAATGGCTTTTGCAAAATAAAAAAGCCACATAACTGTGGCTTTAATGGCTGCGACCCCGGAGGGATTCAAACCCCCGACTTTCAGAACCGGAATCTGACGTTCTATTCAGCTGAACTACGGGGCCTTATTCAAAAAATTATATATTTATAAAATTAAAAGCAAAATTAGTGAAAAAGGCTGTAATAATAATGAACTACACAATAATTCCTACAAAAATAAGTTAATAAATCCTAAAGTTTAGTAATATTGCATATATTTTAATTTATGTTCAAAATAAAAAACATTTATTTATTAATTATTTCTGTTCTTGCTTTAAATAATACAACATTATCGCAAGGCGTAGGAATAGGTGAATGGAGAGAACATTTACCCTATAACAATTGTATATCCATAACAGAAGGAAATGGTAAAATATTTTGCGCCACAAAATATTCTGTCTTTTCATACGATAAATCCGATAA
This sequence is a window from Bacteroidales bacterium. Protein-coding genes within it:
- a CDS encoding AAA family ATPase; this translates as MKIQRTISEKLKSWKNTSTRKPLVLQGARQVGKTWLLKNFGMEEFEGMAYFNFDSQPELKQFFLTTKDTKRIIQNLSLVNGKTILPEKTLVIFDEIQECNEALNTLKYFCEDSPEYCIACAGSLLGVAMSRGASFPVGKVDFMKVHPVSFKEFLSVSDAKLLSFLENIDSIEPIPDVFFSQLVEKFKAYFISGGMPEAIVALVEKGDVPFTQIVLQNILNAYALDFSKHVTNKDVPKINYIWTSLPSQLAKENKKFLYQTVKNGARSRDYEDALLWLINAGLAYRVFLSKKPSLPLSAYDDLSCFKVYTLDIGILRRLSRLDPIAIVEGNRLFTEFKGALTENYILESLVQQFEEIPRYWSSGNMAEVDFLVQNKNEIIPIEVKSDENIRSKSLAFFRKEFSPKLSIRYSLRNFKYDDSLVNIPLFMADYTHEIIEMIEKKY
- a CDS encoding DUF1566 domain-containing protein, coding for METFTHPITNETIQVAMKDFPEKLKWHDAVDACRELGNGWRLPTRFELTEMYHQLKKMGKGGFVADSYWSSSEYINGKDNGAWAQHFYDDEQDGREFKFSYEEELRVRAVRTL